A window of the Cuculus canorus isolate bCucCan1 chromosome 3, bCucCan1.pri, whole genome shotgun sequence genome harbors these coding sequences:
- the ARMT1 gene encoding damage-control phosphatase ARMT1 isoform X2, translating into MYRRIHAALAQNPPIDNFDVFKEGKAQNFFESQEAIIALCTYFQELIKNIKDLDEKQLQEELLKLLQVSLWGNKCDLSFSAGEDSSQKSSPLLSLENLIPYILVNDMEKLWSLLVSTKKSNAEKSNVRIDIILDNAGFELVSDLVLADFLLSSKLVDEVHFHGKSIPWYVSDTTKHDFNWTIKKLQAANHMWMSRCGINWEGNLKKGTWVYHDHMFWTLPHDFSSMAEVAPDLYADLQKSNLLLFKGDLNYRKLTGDKKWEYSVPFHQALNKFHPAPLCSLRTLKSDTLVGLKPGQGEQIQASDPDWMVSGKYGVVQFDAAV; encoded by the exons ATGTATCGAAGAATTCATGCAGCATTAGCACAGAA cCCACCTATTGACAACTTTGATGTATTTAAGGAAGGAAAGGCTCAAAATTTCTTTGAATCCCAAGAGGCTATTATTGCCTTATGCACTTATTTTCAGGAACTTATTAAAAACATCAAGGATCTAGATGAAAAGCAACTTCAGGAGGAACTTTTAAAGCTATTGCAG GTGTCATTGTGGGGCAATAAATGTgacctttctttttcagctggtGAAGACAGCTCTCAGAAATCTAGTCCTTTACTGTCCCTTGAAAACCTGATACCTTACATCTTGGTGAACGATATGGAAAAACTTTGGTCACTACTTGTAAGCACCAAAAAAAGTAATGCAGAAAAAAGTAATGTTAGGATTGACATAATCCTGGATAATGCTGGATTTGAACTTGTAAGTGATCTTGTGTTGGCTGACTTCCTGTTATCATCGAAGCTAGTTGATGAAGTCcattttcacggaaagagtaTTCCGTGGTATGTGTCAGATACGACAAAGCATGATTTTAACTGGACTATTAAAAAACTGCAGGCAGCCAATCATATGTGGATGTCTAGATGTGGGATAAACTGGGAGGGCAATTTGAAAAAGGGAACTTGGGTTTACCATGATCACATGTTTTGGACTTTGCCACATGATTTTTCTAGTATGGCTGAAGTCGCTCCTGACTTGTATGCTGATCTACAGAAGTCAAACTTGCTTCTTTTCAAAGGTGATCTAAACTATAGGAAAttaacaggagataaaaaatgGGAATATAGTGTTCCATTTCATCAAGCCTTGAACAAGTTTCATCCTGCACCTCTATGTAGTTTGAGAACACTAAAATCTGACACTCTGGTTGGCCTAAAACCCGGACAAGGTGAACAAATTCAGGCCTCTGATCCTGACTGGATGGTAAGTGGAAAATACGGAGTAGTTCAATTTGATGCTGCTGTCTAG